The sequence below is a genomic window from Ciceribacter thiooxidans.
CGACGGAAAGGCTGACCGCTTCATCAGCGATGCGACGCTGGAACACTTGACAATCCATTCGGTCGCTGCGCGTAACCGCGCCGATATGGTTGTTGGGGCACTGCAAAATGTCCTTGCCGGTGACCGCAGCAGCGTTCGCATTCTCGAGCTCGGAAGCACTTCGCCGCATCTCACGCGCCGCCTCGCGGATGTCGCCGAGGCAAAGAACGCAACGCTTGCCATTTACGAACCGGACAACGGTCTGCGACACCGCCTTGAACTGGCCTTCGAAAATGACCCGCGTGTGACCTTGCTTGATCGGCTTGAGACAGAGCTTGCGGCTGATGTCATCGTGAGTGCGAGCGATCGCCTGCGAGAGCTCATCGAGAACGATGTGGCCAAGTTCGCCTCGGATTGGCAGACCGGATCGGCTGTCTTGCTGGCAGCTGTCAACGCACCCGGCGTTTTCCAGGATTTCGTCTACGGTCTGAGCAACGGCTGGTTTTCGCGAAGCAGATCGGAAGAGTTCCCCGTTGGCTCTCTCCCGTCTGCCACCGAATGGTCGGAGATCCTCGAGCAGATAGGCTACACGCACGCCGATGTTCGCCAGCGGGACATGACCGGCGGGAGCGCAATCCTGATCGAGGCAAGGGGAAGACGGGTAGTCAGCGGTGAAGCCGTCGCGGAAACGTCGGCGGTCGTCGAACCTTTCCGTCCGGTCGTGATGGTGCATGGGCGTGGTATCGAGAGCGGCACGCTCACCGAAGTGGCCAGGACGGCGGGCTTCTCCCGTATGCAGGCGTTTGCCGCCAGCGGTAATCTCGATCTCGACAAGGCAGCTTTCCTCGACGTGTTTTCCCGCGACGGTGGCGCTACCGAAAAGATCGTATTCCTCAGCCCCCGGCATCTGCAGGCCGAGGACGCTTCTCGTGAACTGCAGCACCGAGTGCTGGTGCTGAGTGCGTTGGCGCTGGCGCAGGCCGAGTATCGCAACGGCACCGCTCAGGCACAGAAGCTTCGCCTGATCGTCGTGGCGCCCGGCGGTGCCCCCGCCGGCGGCTCGTCGGCCGCCCGCCCGGCTGATCCTGTCAATTCCGGCCTTTGGGTGTTCCTGCGCGTCCTGCGCAACGAATTCGACTTCCTTGACGTGGAGTGCGTCGACCCCACGGGCGGAACTGATAACCTGAAAGTGTTGCTCGAAGCGGCACATCGGGTTTCGGAGAGCACCGGACGCAACAGAGAATGGTGCATTGAAGCCGACGGGACGTTCTGCGAGATCCGCGCGGTACCGGGTGCCGCGCCGCGTGCGTTCGGTGTCACCAGTGATTTCACGGCGGCGGTCATCCGCCAGCAGGTACCATCACAGGTCGCGAGCATACGGTGGGAAAGTTGCGACTTGCCGACGATCGGCCCCGACGAGGTGCTGGTCGAGGTCGCCGCGACAGGGCTCAATTTCCGTGACGTGATGTGGGCGATGGGCCTGTTGCCGGAAGAGGCTCTGGAAGACGGTTTTGCCGGCGCCTCGATCGGCATGGAATTCTCGGGTCGCGTCGTCCGTACTGGCGACACGGTAGACGATCTGTCAGTCGGTGATCCGGTGATGGCGATTGCCGCGTCGGCATTCTCCACTCACGTCGCGGTGAAGCGGACCGGTGTTGCAAAACTGCCGGCCGGCATCGACCCGGTCGCTGCCGCATCCATTCCTGTGGTCTTCCTTACCGCCTATTACGCGATTGTCGAGCTCGGTCGTGCGCGGCCCGGCGAGACGATCCTGATCCATGGCGCTGCCGGTGGGGTCGGCCTTGCAGCCTTGCAGGTTGCCAAGCATGCCGGCATCAAGGTGATTGCAACCGCGGGAACCGAGGAGAAGCGCCGGTTCGTCGAGATGCTCGGCGCCGATCACGTCTTCGATTCCCGCACCCTGAGCTTTGTCGGTGACGTCCTCAACGTAACCGGTGGAGAAGGCGTGGACCTCGTTCTGAATTCACTCTTCGGCGAGGCGATGGAAAAGAGCCTGTCGCTCGTCAAGCCGTTCGGGCGGTTCCTTGAGCTCGGCAAGCGAGACTACTATTCCGACAGCAAGATCGGTCTTCGCCCCTTCCGGCGCAACGTTAGCTATTTCGGCATAGATGCCGACCAGTTGCTGGTCTTGCATCCGGACCTCTCGCGTCGCATGCTGACAGAGATCGGAGCACTCTTCGATGAAGGCGTCTTCTCGCCGTTGCCGTATCGTGCCTTCGATCATGACGAGATCGGTGACGCGTTCCGCCTGATGCAGAACGCCGGACATATCGGCAAGATCGTCGTGCTTCCTCCGAAGGACGGCATTGACCATGTCGCCGCGAAGGCACCGAGGACGATGAAAGTCGACCCACAGGGTGCGCACCTCGTCGTGGGCGGTATCGGTGGCTTTGGTCTCGTCGCTGCGGAGTGGCTGGTGGAGAAGGGTGCGCGGACGATCGCGCTCTGCTCCCGCCGGGGAACAGCCGATGAGGCGACCGCCGCTGCCATTTCCCGATGGACACAAAGCGGCGTCGACGTCAGGCTTTTTGCCTGCGACGTTACGCGCGAGAGCGACGTGAAGGCGATGCTCGCCGACTTGCGTCGGGCAGCCCCGCTGAAGACGGTGATTCACGCCGCGATGATCCTGGACGATGCTCTGATCGGCAATCTCACCGAAGAGCGGAACCGTCCTGTTATCGACGTCAAGGCCAAGGGTGCTGCGATCCTTGATGCCGAGACCCGGGTGGACGTCCTCGATAACTTCATCCTGTTCTCATCGGTCACCACCCTCGTCGGTAACCCGGGCCAGGCGAACTATGTCGCCGCCAACGGCTTCCTGGAAGGGCTTGCGCGGGCGCGTCGGGCCGAAGGCCTGCCGGCTCTCGCCGTTGGCTTCGGCGCGATCGCGGACGCCGGTTATCTGGCGCGCAATGCGGATGTCGGTCAGCGGCTCGACCGGCGACTCGGCAAGACGGCGATAAATGCGCGCGACGCCCTGAACGCTGTCGAGGAGTACATCGGAAGTGCGCCGGACACGGTCGATGCGGCTGTCGTCATGATCTCGGAGTTCGACTGGGCCGCCGCGCACAATCTTGCGGTGGTGAATGAAGCTCTCTTCGACGTTGTGATGCGCAAGGCCGCTCATCACGCCAGCGGTACCGAGGGCGGTGACATCGACCTCGTCGCGATGATCGAAGGCAAATCGCCGGCCGAGGCGCAGGATGTCCTCTTCGATATCCTCGCCTCCGAGATCGCGACGATCCTCAGGGTTTCTCGCGAGAGTATCCTCAAGGAAAGCGTGCTCAAGGACATCGGGCTCGACAGCCTGATGGCCGTTGAACTTGGCTTGAACTTCGAACAGAATACAGGCTTCGACATGCCGCTGAGCAGTCTTGCCGATAACGCGACAGTGGGTGATATCACGCGCCGCCTCTACGAGAAGGTGAAAGCTCGCAACGGAGCGGAAGAGACTGATGCGGACGTCTCGGCGGAAACACGCATTGTCGATGAGTTGAGCCGTCGGCACGCCGGAGCGGAGTAGCGACGAGCCGACCGGCGGTCGGGTGCCTGGAGTTATGGACTTATGGACGAAAGCAAGCGGCAGAATATCCTGAACAGGATGAAGGGTCTGCAGAAGAACGTGGATCAGGGGCGTGTTTTCCGAACGGAACAAGCTCTCAGTTCGCTGCCTCGTCGCAAGCAGCCGGGATTTGGTGATCTGCCGGAGTACAAGCAGGTTGTCATGCAGCAGCGTGCCAGCGAGTATCTCGGCATGGAGAACCCGTTCTATCGCGCCCATGAGGGCGCGAGCGGCGCAACGGCGATGATCGACGGTCGCACGTACGATAATTTTGCTTCTTACGATTATCTCGGTTTGAACCGGCATCCGGATGTGCTCGGTGCGGCCGAACGCTCCATTCAGCAGTTCGGTATCTCGGCGTCTGCGAGCCGGTTGGTGGCCGGAGAGCGCACGATCCATCACGAACTGGAATCGTCCATTGCCGAAAACTACGGCGCGGAAGCCGCCATTTGCTTCGTCAGTGGTTACCTGACCAACGTGGCGGCCATTAGTTGCCTCATGGGACCGCGCGATCTGGTGATCCATGACGAGTTCATGCACAACAGTGGCCTGGCCGGCGTCAAACTCTCAGGCGCCACGCGCCGCTTTTTCAAGCACAATGACGTCGCCGATCTGGAGCGCGTACTCAAGTCGCTGGCCGACCAATACGAGCGGATACTGGTCATCGCCGAAGGCGTCTACTCGATGGACGGCGACATTGCGGACCTTCCCGGGCTTCTGCGTCTCAAGGAGCAATACGGCTTCTGGCTGATGCTCGACGAAGCGCATTCTCTCGGAGTGCTCGGGGACAGCGGTCGCGGCGTTTTTGAGCATTACGGCGTCGATCCGGCCTCCGTCGACATCTGGATGGGTACGCTCTCCAAGACAACATGCAGCTGCGGCGGCTATATCGCGGGTAGCGAGGCTCTGATTACGCTTCTGAAGGCTCAGGCCGGCGGCTTCGTCTACAGTGTCGGTCTGGCTCCGGGTCTGGCCGGCGCGGCTATCGCCAGCCTTGGCGTGTTGAGAGCCGAACCACAGCGAACGCGGGATCTTCGGCGAAACAGCCACTTGTTCCTGGATTTGGCCCGGCAGCGCGGCCTCGACACCGGTCTGAGCCAAGGCTATTCCGTCGTGCCGGTTCTGGTCGCCGACTCGCTTCGTGCCGTGCAATTATCGAACGAGTTGTATCAAGCGGGTGTGAATGTTCTCCCGATCATTCACCCGGCGGTTCCTGAAGGTCTGGCTCGGCTGCGCTTCTTCATCACGAGCGCACACACGGAAGAGCAGATCGGCCGTGCCGTCGATCTGACGGCGACAATTCTCGAAAAGCTGAAACAGCAGAACTTCGGGCTCGCGTCGGTGGATGTCGGCCAGTTGATGGCGAAGCTCGGCAAGGGCTGAGGCGCCGGCGCGCTGTGGCGCGGCGTGTGGTTGGCTTTGGAGATCGAAGAGCCAATGGTTCATGTCATCGTGACAGGCGGATCGAGCGGGATAGGGCTCGCTATCGCGCGCTGCTATTTGAAGCGGGGAGCCACCGTCACTCTCATCGGGCGAGATTCCGATCGACTCACCGGTGCGCGTGATCGTCTGTGTGACGAAACAGGCTGTTCTCAGGAACGTGTTCATCTCGGTCAGGCGGACGTCGCCGACGAAATCCAGCTCGAGAGCGTGATCGCGGCGGCGGAGGCGACGCACGGTGCGTGCGATATTCTGGTGGCGTCGGCGGGCGTCGTTGCGCCGGCGGAGTTCCATCTGCAGGAGGCGCAGGACTTTCGTCGGCAAATCGACACGAACCTGGTCGGGGCGGTGAATGCCGTGCGGGCCGTCTACTGCGGGATGAAGGCGCGCGGGCACGGCAAGATACTGGTGGTGTCCTCCGGCGCTGCGCTCATTGGTATCTTCGGTTATGCCGCCTATTGCGCTTCCAAGTCTGCCCTCATGGCGTTCGTCGAGGCTTTGCGCCTGGAGGCGACAGCTCACGGGATCGGCGTCTCGATCTGTTTTCCGCCGGATACCGATACGCCGCAGCTGGCCGCTGAACTGCAGGTTCGCCCGGCGCAGGCAGCGGCTATGATGAAAGCTGGCGGAGCCTGGAGCGCGGAGGCTGTTGCCGCGAGGATTGTCCGGGCGCTCGACCGAAATGAGCGCACCGTCTATTTCACTGCGACGATCTTCCTGCTTGGCCGTTTCGGTTCGGTCGTGCGGCCGATCGTCTACTGGTGGTTCGAGCGCAAGCGCGTCAGGCTGCGGTGATGGACGCCTGCCTCAATTCCGGTTCATAGCGATAGATGGTTGCCGCCGAGGAGGGACGCTTCAAGGCGGAACAGGGATCCATAATCCGCGTGACCACACCACGCGCGCCGGCTGCGATTGCTTCGGCGCCGAGAAAACCGCCGCGGACCTGGGTTGTCGTCACGAGCGCTTTTGCAAGCACCTCTGGCATATCCGGTTGCGGCGCTTGCGGTGTTCTCCAGAAGTTCGCGAGGCTATCCTGATGCGTGGCGCCGGCAACGTCGTAGATCGCGGCACCGAGTGTGATCACAGGCTTGTCTGCCATGATGGCCGACAGGCCGACCGTTGAATTGACCGTGACAATTCCGGTGGCATTGGCGATGAGCTTGTCGAGATCACCGCCGTCGATCACATCGACGCGCTGCTCGACGCCATGACGCCGGGCCTCTCGCATGACAAAACCGGCCCATCCGCTTAGCCCGTTATCGATTGGATGGGTCTTGAACAGCAGTCGTGTATCCGCCGGCGCCTCCTCTGCAAAGGAAGAGATGGTCGCGCTTACGATCTCGAAGTGGTCGCCGAACGGCGCATGAATGCGGATCTGGTAGTCCCCTGGCAACTGTAACGGAAACAGAAAGTACCGCGGCGCCGACGTTTCCGTCGGCAGGTAGCGTTGTTGCACCTCCTGCGCTTGCCTGCGCCGGCGGCGGGAGGTCAGACCTTTTCCGATCCAGCCCGCATATTCGACCAACGGATGAACGGGACCGTGCGTCCGATAATTGGGATGAAGCAGCCAGCCCAGAAGGACGTTGGGAACATGATAGGCAAGATCATAGAGTGCGTAGGTGAGGAAGCTGCTCTTGAAACGGCTTCGCAGATCGACAGCCGGAACACTATCCGCAAGTGCACGGAGCGTCGTTACGTCGCGCGGAAACCAGGAGCGTCCGGACATGCCCTCCGGCTCGATCGTGAGCCAGTCAGGACGGAGATAGCCGTGTTCCAGGACGTGAACTCTGACACCGGCCTCGCGTGCAATCTCTACTGCGGCGGCATGCTTCTGTCGGCCGTCTCCAAGCATCAAGATGTCGGTGATGCCGTTACGACGAAGATAGTCAAGAAGGAAAGCGGGCCATTCGTCCGATCCACCGGTGAACCAATCGGCCTTTCGCGGCCACCAGAAGACGCCGTCTCCCAAGCAGAAATTGATCTTGAAGACTTTCGCGCCGGCGTTCTCCGCTTCTCTCGCGACCTCCTTGAGGAACGGCGAGGCGGGGCCCTGCAAAATAAGGAGTGCCAAACGGTGCATGATCCCGACCTGCAAACTTGTTCGTCCTTGACCGGTCTCTTATAGTCACCTAACGAGAGCGACAAAAGCTCGACGTTAGCGGATAAGATGTAATGGTATCGCATATTTCCAGCCTCGGACCTGCCGTCTGATGCAGCGGTCGGTCAATGGGCCCGTTGTTTTATTCCTTCAGGGCCCTCCTTCAGTTTTTTGGCGAGAACTGGCCGAAGCCTTCGAGCAGGCGGGTGTGCCGACACATCGCGTCAACTTTTCGCTCGGCGACCAAGTTTACTGGCTGAAGCGGGGGCAATCAACTATCGCCGTTCGTTGAAACACTGGCCCATTTTTCTCGAGAAACTAATCCGGCGGGAGAAGGTCACCGATATTCTCTATTACGCGGACCAGTTGCCCTATCACGAGATTGCCTGCGAAATCGGGGCAAGGCTTGGTGTCCGTTGTCATGCGGTGGAGTTCGGCTATCTGCGACCGGACTGGATCACCCTCGAACGCGACGGAATGGGTCACCTCTCCCATTTCCCGAACGATCCCGTCGCGGTACGGGCGATCGCCAGCAAGGTCGGTACGCCAGATCTTCACGTTCTGTATCCGCATAGCTTCGGGCAGGAGGCATTCAACGAGGTCTTTTACAATCTGACGGCGTTTTTTGGTCGCGCGTTCTTCCCGCTTTACGTCGCTGACAAGTACTACTCGGCGCTGGTCGATTATTTGCCTTGGCTCGTGCGGTGGGTCCATCGCCCGCGTACTACACCGCCTGAGCTCTTCGAGAATGGTCACGTGCCGTTTTTCATCGTCGCGCTTCAGCTGCAGAGCGATTATCAGATCCGCGCGAACTCGCCGTACGGTCATCTCGAGGAGATGCTGGACGAGGTCATCGCTTCGTTCGCTGCACACGCCGCTGTCGGTCACGCCCTTGTCTTCAAGCAGCATCCGCTCGACAACGGGCTCGAACGTTGGGGCAAGAGGATCGCGCGCATCGCCGAGAAATACGGTGTCTCCGAGAGGGTCATGTTCATCGAGCAGGGTAACCTGGATGCAATCCTGCGGCAGTCGTCCGGCACCGTCGTCGTCAACTCGACGGTTGGCATCCACAGCATCAGGAAATTGAAGCCGACGATTGCTCTCGGCTGTGCCGTTTATGACATCCCGGGACTGACACATCAGGGAAGTCTCGACGCTTTCTGGACCAATCCCGAGCCGGTTGACGAACAGCTTCTCCATGACTTCATAGCGGCTTTGGCGGCGACAATTCAGGTCAAGGGAAGCTTCTACAACAAAGAAGGCCGGCGTGCCGGCGTAGCCGAGGTCGTGGCGCGTGTGCTTGAGGCGCGGGTCAACGAGCCCGGCGCCTTTGTCGATCCGGCGCCTCGGATCGAAT
It includes:
- a CDS encoding aminotransferase class I/II-fold pyridoxal phosphate-dependent enzyme, with the protein product MDESKRQNILNRMKGLQKNVDQGRVFRTEQALSSLPRRKQPGFGDLPEYKQVVMQQRASEYLGMENPFYRAHEGASGATAMIDGRTYDNFASYDYLGLNRHPDVLGAAERSIQQFGISASASRLVAGERTIHHELESSIAENYGAEAAICFVSGYLTNVAAISCLMGPRDLVIHDEFMHNSGLAGVKLSGATRRFFKHNDVADLERVLKSLADQYERILVIAEGVYSMDGDIADLPGLLRLKEQYGFWLMLDEAHSLGVLGDSGRGVFEHYGVDPASVDIWMGTLSKTTCSCGGYIAGSEALITLLKAQAGGFVYSVGLAPGLAGAAIASLGVLRAEPQRTRDLRRNSHLFLDLARQRGLDTGLSQGYSVVPVLVADSLRAVQLSNELYQAGVNVLPIIHPAVPEGLARLRFFITSAHTEEQIGRAVDLTATILEKLKQQNFGLASVDVGQLMAKLGKG
- a CDS encoding capsule biosynthesis protein, coding for MQVGIMHRLALLILQGPASPFLKEVAREAENAGAKVFKINFCLGDGVFWWPRKADWFTGGSDEWPAFLLDYLRRNGITDILMLGDGRQKHAAAVEIAREAGVRVHVLEHGYLRPDWLTIEPEGMSGRSWFPRDVTTLRALADSVPAVDLRSRFKSSFLTYALYDLAYHVPNVLLGWLLHPNYRTHGPVHPLVEYAGWIGKGLTSRRRRRQAQEVQQRYLPTETSAPRYFLFPLQLPGDYQIRIHAPFGDHFEIVSATISSFAEEAPADTRLLFKTHPIDNGLSGWAGFVMREARRHGVEQRVDVIDGGDLDKLIANATGIVTVNSTVGLSAIMADKPVITLGAAIYDVAGATHQDSLANFWRTPQAPQPDMPEVLAKALVTTTQVRGGFLGAEAIAAGARGVVTRIMDPCSALKRPSSAATIYRYEPELRQASITAA
- a CDS encoding capsule biosynthesis protein, whose protein sequence is MKHWPIFLEKLIRREKVTDILYYADQLPYHEIACEIGARLGVRCHAVEFGYLRPDWITLERDGMGHLSHFPNDPVAVRAIASKVGTPDLHVLYPHSFGQEAFNEVFYNLTAFFGRAFFPLYVADKYYSALVDYLPWLVRWVHRPRTTPPELFENGHVPFFIVALQLQSDYQIRANSPYGHLEEMLDEVIASFAAHAAVGHALVFKQHPLDNGLERWGKRIARIAEKYGVSERVMFIEQGNLDAILRQSSGTVVVNSTVGIHSIRKLKPTIALGCAVYDIPGLTHQGSLDAFWTNPEPVDEQLLHDFIAALAATIQVKGSFYNKEGRRAGVAEVVARVLEARVNEPGAFVDPAPRIESPKASSRR
- a CDS encoding SDR family oxidoreductase — its product is MVHVIVTGGSSGIGLAIARCYLKRGATVTLIGRDSDRLTGARDRLCDETGCSQERVHLGQADVADEIQLESVIAAAEATHGACDILVASAGVVAPAEFHLQEAQDFRRQIDTNLVGAVNAVRAVYCGMKARGHGKILVVSSGAALIGIFGYAAYCASKSALMAFVEALRLEATAHGIGVSICFPPDTDTPQLAAELQVRPAQAAAMMKAGGAWSAEAVAARIVRALDRNERTVYFTATIFLLGRFGSVVRPIVYWWFERKRVRLR